Proteins encoded together in one Vigna angularis cultivar LongXiaoDou No.4 chromosome 5, ASM1680809v1, whole genome shotgun sequence window:
- the LOC108318758 gene encoding probable ubiquitin-conjugating enzyme E2 26 isoform X2, translating to MDPGFVEIPPPVTSNTPNSMKPEEAIRHDVIDIDDDNDSTELVLVGDKVGKIDKGKAIATVHDDYGDHQNMELLDDDVMDKSGSGDGHNADSSCDDDDYSDLFSDDYIDADQSALIQNHFDNVDIPPGIEVPIPWMADLGLKKTNNHSLSPWSHTMSGAYVSQVTDSSQHLLTLEPSNLETQGPSAGNSNLQVKMNTIIQHPSGVELSSPLVKCLNKKKSNASKHRRHKPKLAFGMKSSKSNLFTGPSESKKKANIFYAPASNIFVDNFEAKKLPNASEVPHWGHFGNSKTADGSKTLNHSNFVGSSFHFPGAGFNNDMWSKKDLHFQPLSSYTVKSSFVGPFVPFSAAPEPLFDNSRVHYPVGDGNNGAAAESAVATISDEARDEILRKFQNFKQFDTIENTSDHYFLNASCSMKQVSQKCAKRLQEEWKSLEKDLPDSIFVRVYESRIDLLRAVIIGAEGTPYHDGLFFFDFFFPSSYPTVPPDVHYHSCGLRLNPNLYSSGKVCLSLLNTWSGHENEKWQPGVSTILQVLVSIQGLILNSEPYYNEPGFSHLMGSKEGAFNSLHYNENTFILSLRTMEYIMRRPPKFKEHCHSVQVEMAIMIRFFSNLPMQVVLDYCTLILRTSWLGNSAVELMIFWWHAKHT from the exons ATGGACCCCGGCTTCGTCGAGATTCCACCTCCGGTGACTAGCAACACTCCCAATTCGATGAAGCCGGAAGAG GCCATAAGGCATGATGTGATTGACATAGATGACGACAATGATTCTACTGAATTAGTATTAGTTGGTGATAAAGTTGGTAAAATTGACAAGGGGAAGGCGATAGCAACAGTTCATGATGATTATGGTGATCATCAAAATATG GAATTGTTAGATGATGATGTTATGGATAAATCTGGATCAGGTGATGGGCACAATGCTGACAGTTCATGTGATGATGATGACTACTCTGATTTGTTTTCGGATGATTACATTGATGCAGACCAATCTGCTTTAATACAGAATCATTTTGATAATGTGGATATACCTCCCGGAATTGAGGTACCTATTCCTTGGATGGCAGATCTAGGTTTGAAGAAAACTAACAATCATTCGTTGTCTCCTTGGTCTCATACCATGTCTGGTGCTTACGTTTCTCAAGTGACTGATTCATCTCAGCATTTGTTAACATTAGAGCCTTCTAACCTTGAAACTCAAGGACCTTCTGCAGGTAATTCTAATTTGCAAGTTAAAATGAATACTATTATTCAGCACCCTTCTGGAGTAGAGTTATCTTCCCCTCTGGTAAAATGCCTGAATAAGAAGAAATCAAATGCCTCAAAACACAGGAGGCATAAGCCAAAGTTGGCATTTGGAATGAAGTCATCTAAATCTAATTTATTTACAGGACCTTCTGAAAGTAAAAAGAAGGCTAACATTTTTTATGCTCCAGCTAGCAACATCTTTGTAGACAATTTTGAGGCCAAGAAACTGCCAAATGCAAGTGAGGTACCACATTGGGGACATTTTGGAAATTCTAAGACAGCAGATGGAAGTAAAACTTTGAATCATTCAAATTTTGTTGgatcttcttttcattttcctGGAGCTGGATTTAATAATGATATGTGGTCGAAGAAAGATCTTCATTTTCAGCCACTCTCTAGTTATACTGTTAAATCAAGTTTTGTTGGTCCCTTTGTTCCTTTTAGTGCTGCTCCGGAGCCCTTGTTTGATAACTCTAGGGTTCATTATCCTGTGGGAGATGGAAATAATGGAGCAGCTGCCGAAAGTGCTGTTGCTACAATATCCGATGAAGCCAGAGATGAAATTTTGAggaaatttcaaaactttaaacaatttgaCACTATTGAAAACACTTCAGACCATTACTTTCTTAATGCTAGCTGTTCCATGAAACAG GTTTCACAGAAATGTGCTAAAAGACTCCAGGAAGAGTGGAAGTCATTGGAGAAGGATTTGCCGG ATTCAATATTTGTCAGAGTTTATGAATCAAGAATAGATCTTTTGAGGGCAGTAATTATTGGAGCAGAGGGAACACCTTATCATGATGGCCTTttcttttttgattttttcttccCAAGTAGCTATCCCACTGTACCCCCG GACGTCCACTACCACTCTTGTGGGCTTCGGCTCAACCCAAATTTATATAGTTCTGGCAAAGTTTGCCTTAGTCTACTTAACACCTGGTCTGGCCATGAGAATGAGAAGTGGCAACCAGGTGTTTCAACAATTTTACAGGTTCTGGTCTCTATACAGGGTCTAATCCTGAATTCAGAGCCATACTATAATGAGCCTGGATTTTCCCATCTAATGGGTTCTAAAGAGGGTGCATTTAATTCCTTGCATTACAATGAGAACACATTCATCCTATCATTGAGGACAATGGAGTATATCATGAGAAGACCTCCAAAG TTCAAGGAACACTGTCACAGTGTTCAAGTGGAGATGGCTATCATGATCAGATTCTTCAGCAATCTCCCAATGCAGGTGGTCCTCGACTACTGCACACT